One window from the genome of Haloprofundus halobius encodes:
- a CDS encoding alpha,alpha-trehalose-phosphate synthase (UDP-forming), with the protein MTPEPTESASSADTPVAAFESALVLVSNRQPYRHRHENGEIVVDRPVGGLTAGLDPVMQQIDGTWIAWGDGDADAEVTDENDCVRVPPDDPGYTLRRVWLSDDAVDEYYYGYSNQVLWPLCHDLVGKTNFESRFWSRYREVNEQFAEAVVEQADEESAVWFQDYHLALAPAYAREALPETTLFQFWHIPWPTWDTFRVCPQRRELLDGLLANDLIGFHTERYVENFLGCVDACFEAATVDVDSGEVEYDGETTLVRAFPLGVDAERIGRLAGERDESFWSEFKAEYGIPDDSRVAVGVDRLDYTKGIPERLDALEHLFETCPEWRERLTYVQKATESRSDIPEYQRLQSEVDERIDRINERFATDSWRPVVRIDERLTNPELYGLYAHSDLALVTPVRDGMNLVAKEYVAAQADGSTDDGVLVLSRMTGAHDELGDTAVTVEPYDEAALADQIEGALTMPDHERERRMGALRESVLENDLDTWLASLLGTVQGLRRMNTEQSGQDRQETKS; encoded by the coding sequence ATGACTCCCGAACCCACCGAGTCGGCGTCGTCCGCCGACACGCCCGTCGCGGCCTTCGAGTCCGCTCTCGTGCTGGTCTCGAACCGCCAGCCGTACCGCCACCGCCACGAGAACGGTGAAATCGTCGTCGACCGGCCGGTCGGCGGTCTCACCGCCGGACTTGACCCGGTGATGCAGCAGATAGACGGCACCTGGATCGCGTGGGGCGACGGCGACGCCGACGCCGAGGTGACCGACGAGAACGACTGCGTCCGCGTGCCACCGGACGATCCCGGCTACACCCTCCGGCGGGTGTGGCTCTCCGACGACGCCGTCGACGAGTACTACTACGGCTACAGCAACCAGGTGCTGTGGCCGCTCTGTCACGATCTCGTCGGGAAAACCAACTTCGAGAGCCGCTTCTGGTCGCGCTACCGGGAAGTGAACGAACAGTTCGCCGAAGCGGTCGTCGAGCAGGCCGACGAGGAGTCGGCCGTCTGGTTCCAAGACTACCATCTCGCGCTCGCTCCCGCGTACGCGCGAGAGGCGCTTCCGGAGACGACGCTGTTTCAGTTCTGGCACATCCCGTGGCCGACGTGGGACACGTTCCGCGTCTGCCCGCAGCGGCGTGAACTGCTGGACGGTCTGCTCGCCAACGACCTCATCGGCTTTCACACCGAGCGCTACGTCGAAAACTTCCTCGGCTGTGTCGACGCCTGCTTCGAGGCGGCGACGGTCGACGTCGACAGCGGCGAGGTCGAGTACGACGGCGAGACGACGCTCGTTCGAGCGTTCCCGCTCGGCGTCGACGCCGAGCGCATCGGCCGGTTGGCTGGCGAGCGAGACGAGTCGTTCTGGTCGGAGTTCAAAGCCGAGTACGGGATTCCGGACGACTCCCGCGTCGCCGTCGGCGTCGACCGACTCGACTACACGAAGGGGATTCCCGAGCGACTCGACGCGCTCGAACACCTGTTCGAGACGTGTCCCGAGTGGCGCGAACGGCTGACGTACGTCCAGAAGGCGACCGAGAGTCGCTCCGACATCCCGGAGTACCAGCGCCTCCAGTCGGAAGTCGACGAGCGCATCGACCGCATCAACGAGCGGTTCGCCACCGACTCCTGGCGGCCGGTCGTCCGCATCGACGAGCGGCTGACGAATCCGGAACTGTACGGCCTGTACGCCCACAGCGACCTCGCGCTGGTCACGCCGGTACGCGACGGGATGAACCTCGTCGCGAAAGAGTACGTCGCCGCGCAGGCCGACGGGAGCACCGACGACGGGGTGTTGGTGCTGAGTCGGATGACCGGCGCGCACGACGAGCTCGGCGACACGGCGGTGACAGTCGAACCGTACGACGAAGCGGCGCTGGCCGACCAGATAGAGGGGGCGCTGACGATGCCGGACCACGAACGCGAGCGCCGGATGGGCGCGCTCAGAGAGTCCGTACTGGAGAACGACCTCGACACGTGGTTGGCTTCGTTGCTCGGCACCGTTCAGGGGCTTCGGCGGATGAACACCGAGCAGAGCGGACAGGATAGACAGGAGACGAAATCGTGA
- a CDS encoding helix-turn-helix domain-containing protein, which produces MSTIAEVELPANEFALRQALASTPDAEFEIVRLAAHDADHVMPYVRISGLEADLITEALEADPSVDDAELLDDLGDELLYRMNWVENIRVIMHILLDEGGTVMEMHGQNDRWHLRILFPTRDALSATHEFCTEKGLTFSIKNIYDLKQSTGRGEFGLTENQYTALVEAVEHGYFDVPRGVTMSELAAKLGVSQQALSERLRRGHKALVESALRVGDASFGSDY; this is translated from the coding sequence ATGAGCACCATCGCCGAGGTAGAGCTTCCTGCCAACGAGTTTGCGCTTCGCCAAGCACTCGCTTCGACCCCGGACGCCGAGTTCGAGATCGTTCGGCTCGCTGCCCACGACGCCGACCACGTGATGCCGTACGTCCGCATCTCCGGCCTGGAAGCGGACCTGATAACCGAGGCCCTAGAGGCGGACCCGAGCGTCGACGACGCCGAACTGCTCGACGACCTCGGCGACGAACTGCTGTACCGGATGAACTGGGTCGAGAACATCCGCGTCATCATGCACATCCTCCTCGACGAGGGCGGGACGGTGATGGAGATGCACGGGCAGAACGACCGGTGGCACCTCCGCATCCTCTTTCCGACCCGCGACGCGCTGTCGGCGACCCACGAGTTCTGCACCGAGAAGGGGTTGACGTTCTCCATCAAGAACATCTACGACCTGAAGCAGTCGACGGGACGCGGCGAGTTCGGTCTCACCGAGAACCAGTACACCGCCCTCGTCGAGGCTGTCGAACACGGCTACTTCGACGTGCCGCGCGGGGTGACGATGAGCGAACTCGCCGCGAAGTTGGGCGTCTCCCAGCAGGCGCTCTCGGAACGACTCCGCCGCGGCCACAAGGCGCTCGTCGAGAGCGCGCTCCGCGTCGGCGACGCGTCGTTCGGCAGCGACTACTGA
- a CDS encoding MATE family efflux transporter, which produces MLDLTTEDITEGSISRALVVLAAPLVVQSLTQVAQQLVDVFWLGRYGENAVAAVGLNYPIISIVVILVTLAPFVGTQVVVSQRVGADDPDGARRIAFHGTTMALAFAVVVGAVTYAAAPSIVRLVGADPSFAGMAAVYLATYALGMPFIAVSDTIEGAFTGWGDSRAALYVTLATVGTNIVLDPFLILGIWVFPKMGVEGAALATVAGFAAGMALAIALALGPRDTFSLSAADVGFDVAEYREILDVGGPLVGQRLAQDTVRILVVGIVAVAGGAAGLVAYTVGARVASIAFIPAGGLQQASQSIIGQNLGAENPDRANRTTWTGVALAAVGLGLVGAVQWFVPVELTELFVPGVSGEALTLSVQYLQILALGYWALGATYLFLGGFNGARRTKTSLAVSLTQYWGVRLPIAALGVYVFNMDVSAVFWAVTLSNVAAAVGAGAYYYTTSDGMFERAVAVAAGSGGAD; this is translated from the coding sequence ATGCTCGACCTCACGACAGAGGACATCACGGAGGGGTCGATATCCCGTGCGCTGGTCGTCCTCGCTGCCCCGCTCGTAGTCCAGAGTCTCACACAGGTCGCCCAGCAACTGGTCGACGTGTTCTGGCTCGGCCGTTACGGCGAAAACGCCGTCGCCGCCGTCGGGTTGAACTACCCGATAATCAGTATCGTCGTCATCCTCGTCACCCTGGCCCCGTTCGTCGGCACGCAGGTCGTCGTCTCCCAGCGCGTCGGCGCTGACGACCCCGACGGCGCGAGACGGATCGCCTTCCACGGAACGACGATGGCGCTGGCGTTCGCCGTCGTCGTCGGTGCGGTCACGTACGCCGCCGCGCCCTCCATCGTTCGACTCGTCGGTGCCGACCCGAGTTTCGCCGGGATGGCGGCGGTGTATCTCGCGACGTACGCGCTTGGCATGCCGTTTATCGCCGTCAGCGACACCATCGAAGGCGCGTTCACCGGGTGGGGTGACTCCCGCGCTGCACTGTACGTCACGCTCGCGACGGTCGGCACGAACATCGTCCTCGACCCGTTTCTCATCCTCGGTATCTGGGTGTTCCCGAAGATGGGCGTGGAGGGAGCGGCGCTGGCGACGGTGGCGGGGTTCGCCGCCGGCATGGCGCTCGCTATCGCGCTGGCGCTCGGTCCGCGAGACACGTTCTCGCTCTCGGCGGCGGACGTCGGCTTCGACGTCGCCGAGTACCGCGAGATTCTCGACGTGGGCGGGCCACTCGTCGGTCAGCGCCTCGCGCAGGACACCGTACGCATCCTCGTCGTCGGCATCGTCGCCGTCGCCGGCGGGGCGGCCGGACTGGTCGCCTACACCGTCGGCGCGCGCGTCGCCAGCATCGCGTTCATCCCCGCGGGGGGTCTCCAGCAGGCCTCCCAGAGCATCATCGGCCAGAACCTCGGCGCGGAGAACCCCGACCGGGCGAACCGGACGACGTGGACCGGCGTCGCGCTCGCCGCCGTCGGTCTCGGCCTCGTCGGCGCCGTTCAGTGGTTCGTTCCGGTCGAACTGACGGAACTGTTCGTCCCCGGCGTCTCCGGGGAGGCGCTCACGCTGAGCGTCCAGTACCTGCAGATTCTCGCGCTCGGCTACTGGGCGCTCGGTGCGACGTATCTGTTCCTCGGCGGCTTCAATGGCGCACGCCGGACGAAGACGAGCCTCGCCGTCTCGCTCACGCAGTACTGGGGCGTTCGCCTCCCCATCGCCGCCCTCGGCGTCTACGTCTTCAACATGGACGTCTCGGCCGTCTTCTGGGCGGTGACGCTCTCGAACGTCGCCGCCGCCGTCGGCGCGGGCGCGTACTACTACACCACGAGCGACGGGATGTTCGAGCGCGCCGTCGCCGTCGCCGCCGGGTCGGGCGGTGCCGACTGA
- a CDS encoding HAD family hydrolase — protein MDAVLFDMDGVIVDSEEFWHEIEDELVFADVVAGEPPERDEITGMNYREIYDYLAAEYEVTVDKDEFVGIYEDAAEEIYTENVSVMPRFDALLDTLRDRGVAVAIVSSSPQSWIAMVRERFGIDPLDLVLSAEDIDGPGKPEPAIYEAAAEKLNLDPEDCAVVEDSTNGARSAQRAGAYVVGYRTETNADADLSPADTVVDGPTELREELLARTAPER, from the coding sequence ATGGATGCGGTTCTGTTCGACATGGACGGAGTCATCGTCGACTCCGAGGAGTTCTGGCACGAGATCGAAGACGAACTCGTCTTCGCCGACGTCGTCGCCGGCGAACCGCCCGAGCGCGACGAGATTACGGGGATGAACTACCGCGAGATATACGACTACCTCGCCGCCGAATACGAGGTGACCGTCGACAAAGACGAGTTCGTCGGCATCTACGAGGACGCCGCCGAGGAGATATACACCGAGAACGTCTCCGTGATGCCGCGGTTCGACGCGCTACTGGACACGCTGCGGGACCGCGGCGTCGCCGTCGCCATCGTCTCCTCCTCGCCGCAGTCGTGGATCGCCATGGTCCGTGAACGATTCGGCATCGACCCGCTCGACCTCGTACTGAGCGCCGAAGACATCGATGGACCCGGAAAGCCCGAACCGGCCATCTACGAGGCCGCCGCCGAGAAACTGAATCTCGACCCCGAGGACTGCGCCGTCGTCGAGGACTCGACGAACGGCGCGCGGTCGGCCCAGCGCGCCGGTGCGTACGTCGTCGGCTACCGGACCGAGACGAACGCCGACGCCGATCTCTCGCCGGCCGACACCGTGGTCGACGGCCCGACCGAGCTCAGAGAAGAACTGCTCGCACGCACCGCCCCCGAACGCTGA
- a CDS encoding DEAD/DEAH box helicase translates to MKVVDAIPEFADAFGFDEFNRMQREALPAIMEREENLVASAPTASGKTALAELAICKCLRDGGTALFVAPLRALTNEKEAEWDRFESMGYSVYVVTGERDLNPRRAERADILVMTPEKTDSATRKHDSARYSFITDVTCCVIDEVHLLDSESRGGVLEVTISRLRRICDPRVVALSATMPNVADVAAWLDAVPETTFEFGDEYRPVDLHASVQTYTHGENSFADKYRRLYRALDLAEPHIRDGGQSLVFVASRQDAVMAAAKARDEIGQRDIPIGSRGDYDFHTDAKEVKNDSLRKAVLDGVGFHHAGLAKEDRNRVEQWFKEGKIQLLFSTSTLAWGVNLPARCVVIRDTKHHDPLEGDVDISPLDVLQMLGRAGRPGYDDVGYGWVVCDRSEADKYRRLLREGKEIESRLASDLDSHLNAEIAMGTIADLNDVMSWLETTFYYVRAGSKPADYDFEGLRDRVRDTLETLVERGFVETDESLAVNPTTLGRLASKYYLRLETSRRFADLAGRDRIAVDDVLEAVAGASEFDSVSARQSEQDAVDSVLTGVDTPLEDGNRKVLAILHAGMAGSTPSDLRSDAWVIRQNALRLLAALREFLDEFAGPRAANLARRIEARVEHGVSRDAAALTAVDGIGPTRASKLATGGLASPADVVDAGVEELTRAGLSDGVAERVVERAKSLPRLEIEWGAFPETITKGANDMREVTVRNVGGAARAGLRVTVNGVEMHQKTTYLSGQTTVPVAVFGAQDELEFRIEAMFPELPLAPVVDSRTVFVE, encoded by the coding sequence ATGAAAGTCGTCGACGCGATTCCGGAGTTCGCCGACGCGTTCGGATTCGACGAGTTCAATCGGATGCAGCGGGAGGCGCTGCCCGCCATCATGGAGCGCGAGGAGAACCTCGTCGCCAGCGCGCCGACCGCCAGCGGCAAGACCGCTCTCGCGGAACTCGCTATCTGCAAGTGCCTCCGCGACGGCGGAACGGCGCTGTTCGTCGCCCCGCTCCGCGCGCTCACGAACGAGAAGGAAGCCGAATGGGACCGCTTCGAGTCGATGGGCTACTCGGTGTACGTCGTCACCGGCGAGCGCGACCTGAATCCGCGCCGCGCCGAACGCGCCGACATCCTCGTGATGACGCCCGAGAAAACCGACTCGGCGACGCGCAAACACGACTCCGCCCGCTACTCCTTCATCACCGACGTCACCTGCTGCGTCATCGACGAGGTCCACCTCCTCGACTCCGAATCTCGCGGCGGCGTCCTCGAAGTGACTATCTCCCGCCTGCGGCGCATCTGCGACCCGCGCGTCGTCGCGCTGTCGGCGACGATGCCGAACGTCGCCGACGTGGCGGCGTGGCTCGACGCCGTCCCCGAAACGACGTTCGAGTTCGGCGACGAGTACCGCCCCGTCGACCTCCACGCGAGCGTCCAGACGTACACCCACGGCGAGAACTCCTTCGCGGACAAGTACCGCCGCCTGTATCGCGCGCTGGACCTCGCGGAACCGCACATCCGCGACGGCGGCCAGTCGCTCGTCTTCGTCGCCTCCCGACAGGACGCCGTGATGGCCGCCGCCAAGGCCCGCGACGAGATCGGCCAGCGCGACATCCCCATCGGCTCCCGCGGCGACTACGATTTCCACACGGATGCAAAGGAGGTGAAGAACGACAGCCTCCGGAAGGCAGTGCTCGACGGCGTCGGCTTCCACCACGCCGGACTCGCCAAGGAGGACCGAAATCGGGTCGAACAGTGGTTCAAGGAGGGGAAGATTCAGCTCCTGTTCTCCACGTCGACGCTGGCGTGGGGCGTCAACCTCCCCGCCCGCTGCGTCGTCATCCGCGACACGAAACACCACGACCCGCTGGAGGGCGACGTCGACATCAGCCCCCTCGACGTGCTCCAGATGCTCGGCCGCGCCGGTCGCCCCGGCTACGACGACGTGGGCTACGGCTGGGTCGTCTGCGACCGCTCGGAGGCCGACAAGTACCGCCGACTGCTTAGAGAGGGCAAAGAGATCGAGTCGCGACTCGCCTCCGATCTCGACTCGCATCTCAACGCCGAGATCGCGATGGGCACTATCGCCGACCTGAACGACGTGATGTCGTGGCTGGAGACGACCTTTTACTACGTCCGTGCCGGCTCCAAGCCGGCAGATTACGACTTCGAGGGCCTCCGCGACCGCGTCCGTGACACCCTCGAAACGCTCGTCGAACGGGGGTTCGTCGAGACCGACGAGAGCCTCGCCGTGAATCCGACGACGCTCGGCCGCCTCGCCTCCAAGTACTACCTCCGCCTCGAAACCTCGCGACGCTTCGCGGACCTCGCCGGACGCGACCGAATCGCCGTCGACGACGTGCTAGAGGCCGTTGCCGGGGCCTCAGAGTTCGACAGCGTGTCGGCGCGACAGTCAGAGCAGGACGCCGTCGACTCCGTGCTCACCGGCGTCGACACCCCCCTCGAAGACGGCAACCGGAAGGTGCTCGCCATCCTCCACGCGGGGATGGCCGGGTCGACACCGTCGGACCTCCGAAGCGACGCGTGGGTCATCAGACAGAACGCGCTGCGACTCCTGGCGGCGCTGCGGGAGTTCCTCGACGAGTTCGCCGGACCGCGCGCGGCGAACCTCGCCCGGCGCATCGAAGCCAGAGTCGAACACGGCGTCAGCCGCGACGCCGCGGCGCTGACCGCCGTCGACGGCATCGGACCGACCCGCGCGAGCAAACTGGCGACTGGTGGCCTCGCGTCCCCGGCGGACGTCGTCGACGCCGGTGTCGAGGAACTGACTCGCGCTGGACTCTCCGACGGCGTCGCCGAGCGCGTCGTCGAACGCGCGAAGTCGCTCCCGCGACTCGAAATCGAGTGGGGTGCGTTCCCCGAGACCATCACGAAGGGCGCGAACGATATGCGCGAGGTGACGGTGAGAAACGTCGGCGGCGCGGCGCGAGCGGGCCTGCGAGTCACGGTCAACGGCGTCGAGATGCATCAGAAGACGACGTATCTCTCGGGCCAGACGACGGTTCCGGTGGCCGTCTTCGGCGCGCAGGACGAACTGGAGTTCCGCATCGAGGCGATGTTCCCCGAACTGCCGCTCGCGCCGGTCGTCGACTCGCGCACCGTCTTCGTCGAGTAG